A window of the Hordeum vulgare subsp. vulgare chromosome 5H, MorexV3_pseudomolecules_assembly, whole genome shotgun sequence genome harbors these coding sequences:
- the LOC123400203 gene encoding aspartyl protease family protein 1-like codes for MGAAARALLLLALVAAGAEALSLDVHHRYSATVRGWAGLRRGPSPGTAEYYAALAGHDDLRRRSLSLAAAPAPGAGGPFAFVDGNDTYRLNQFGFLHYAVVALGTPNVTFLVALDTGSDLFWVPCDCLKCAPLSSPDYGNLKFDVYSPRKSSTSRKVPCSSNMCDLQTECSAASNSCPYKIEYLSDNTSSKGVLVEDVMYLATESGHSKITQAPITFGCGQVQTGSFLGSAAPNGLLGLGMDSKSVPSLLASQGVAANSFSMCFGEDGHGRINFGDTGSADQLETPLNIYKHNPYYNISIVGAMAGGKTFSTKFSAVVDSGTSFTALSDPMYTEITSAFDKQVKEKRNPADSSLPFEYCYTISSKGAVSPPNISLTAKGGSVFPVKDPIITITDISSSPVGYCLAIMKSEGVNLIGENFMSGLKVVFDRERLVLGWKSFNCYSVDHSTKLPVSPNSSAIPPKPVSGPGSSNPEAAKRPSPNITQIDAAKPSSGSSTLFHFSSRTFFFTAITPLFLAIL; via the exons ATGGGCGCGGCGGCGCGGGCTCTGCTTCTCCTGGCCCTCGTGGCGGCGGGGGCGGAGGCGCTCAGCCTGGACGTCCACCACCGCTACTCGGCGACGGTGCGGGGGTGGGCGGGGCTGCGCCGTGGGCCGTCGCCCGGCACGGCGGAGTACTACGCCGCGCTGGCGGGCCACGACGACCTCCGCCGCCGCTCGCTCTCTCTCGCCGCCGCCCCCGCACCGGGAGCCGGCGGGCCGTTCGCCTTCGTCGACGGCAACGACACGTACCGCCTCAACCAATTCGGATT TTTGCATTACGCGGTGGTGGCGCTGGGGACGCCGAACGTGACGTTCCTGGTGGCGCTCGACACCGGCAGCGACCTCTTCTGGGTGCCCTGCGACTGCCTCAAGTGCGCGCCCCTCTCCTCGCCGGACTACGGG AACTTAAAGTTCGACGTGTACAGCCCGCGCAAGTCGAGCACGAGCCGGAAGGTCCCCTGCAGCAGCAATATGTGTGATCTACAGACCGAATGCAGTGCTGCAAGCAACAGCTGCCCCTACAAGATCGAGTACCTGTCGGACAACACGTCGTCAAAAGGGGTGCTGGTCGAGGATGTCATGTACCTGGCGACCGAGTCCGGGCACTCTAAGATCACCCAGGCCCCCATAACATTCGG CTGTGGACAGGTCCAGACAGGTTCGTTTCTAGGCAGTGCCGCGCCGAACGGCTTACTCGGGCTCGGCATGGACAGCAAGTCGGTGCCGAGTCTGCTGGCGAGCCAAGGAGTCGCCGCAAATTCCTTCTCCATGTGCTTCGGGGAAGACGGTCATGGCAGAATCAACTTCGGGGACACCGGAAGCGCCGACCAGCTGGAAACTCCGCTGAACATTTACAAACACAA TCCATACTACAACATTAGCATCGTAGGAGCTATGGCGGGAGGTAAAACGTTCAGCACAAAATTCAGCGCAGTCGTGGACTCGGGTACCTCCTTCACGGCTCTCTCCGACCCAATGTACACCGAGATTACCAGCGCT TTCGATAAACAAGTCAAAGAGAAGAGAAACCCGGCCGATTCTTCGTTGCCGTTTGAATATTGCTACACCATAAG TTCCAAGGGAGCTGTAAGTCCTCCCAACATAAGCCTGACGGCCAAAGGTGGCAGTGTATTCCCTGTCAAAGACCCGATAATCACCATAACAGATATTTCTTCA AGTCCTGTTGGCTATTGCTTGGCTATTATGAAGAGTGAAGGAGTCAACTTGATTGGGG AGAATTTCATGTCCGGACTCAAGGTGGTGTTCGACCGCGAGAGGCTGGTCTTGGGATGGAAATCTTTCAACT GCTACAGCGTGGACCACTCAACCAAGCTCCCGGTGAGCCCGAACTCCTCGGCCATCCCTCCGAAACCCGTCTCCGGACCAGGAAGCTCCAACCCCGAAGCCGCGAAGCGCCCTTCGCCAAACATCACCCAGATCGACGCGGCCAAACCTTCGTCCGGATCATCGACCCTCTTCCATTTCAGCAGCAGGACCTTCTTCTTCACCGCCATCACTCCGCTATTCCTCGCCATTCTTTGA